The following are from one region of the Candidatus Nealsonbacteria bacterium CG07_land_8_20_14_0_80_39_13 genome:
- a CDS encoding NrdH-redoxin, with the protein MTTKVYSTPMCPYCETLKMFLRDNGIEFEAIDVSKDDKAREEMVEKTGQMGVPVISIDEQFIVGFNRAKIVELLGIKD; encoded by the coding sequence ATGACGACAAAAGTTTATTCAACTCCGATGTGCCCATACTGCGAAACCCTCAAAATGTTCTTAAGGGACAATGGTATTGAATTTGAAGCAATTGATGTTTCTAAAGATGATAAGGCCAGAGAAGAAATGGTTGAAAAAACAGGGCAAATGGGAGTTCCTGTAATCAGTATTGATGAGCAATTTATAGTCGGGTTTAATAGAGCAAAAATAGTTGAGCTATTAGGCATTAAAGATTGA
- the gap gene encoding type I glyceraldehyde-3-phosphate dehydrogenase has translation MIKIAINGFGRIGRATAKIILDNYPALDLAVINDLTDNKTLAHLLKYDSVYGIYSKEVDFSKEGISVKGKNVKITAESDPEKLPWKKEKIDIVLECTGRFIDYEGAKKHLIAGAKKVIISAPSKSPEINSFILGVNEEKFDSKKDEIVDMGSCTTNCLAPIAKILDEEFGIERGFITTVHSYTNDQRILDLPHEDLRRARAAGLNIIPTTTGAAKAIGKVLPNLKGKLDGIALRVPTPTVSVLDLICQVKKGTTISEVNDIFKKYSQQKELKEILAVENIPLVSSDYIGNSFSSIIDSELMMANENLIKVVAWYDNEWGYSCRLAGFSDYIAKKLRN, from the coding sequence ATGATAAAAATTGCTATTAATGGTTTTGGGAGAATAGGCAGGGCAACAGCTAAAATTATTTTAGATAATTACCCCGCTCTTGATTTGGCTGTAATTAATGACCTTACTGATAATAAAACATTAGCTCATCTGCTGAAATATGATTCTGTCTATGGTATTTATTCTAAGGAAGTGGATTTCTCAAAAGAAGGCATATCTGTCAAGGGAAAAAATGTAAAAATTACAGCCGAGTCAGATCCGGAAAAGCTTCCATGGAAAAAAGAGAAAATAGATATTGTTTTGGAATGCACGGGCAGATTTATTGATTACGAAGGAGCAAAGAAACATCTGATTGCCGGCGCTAAGAAGGTTATTATTTCCGCCCCATCAAAATCCCCTGAAATTAATTCTTTTATATTGGGAGTAAACGAAGAAAAATTTGATTCTAAAAAAGATGAAATTGTTGATATGGGTTCCTGCACCACTAATTGTTTGGCTCCTATCGCTAAAATTTTAGACGAAGAATTCGGGATTGAAAGAGGTTTTATAACCACTGTTCATAGCTATACCAATGATCAAAGAATATTGGATTTGCCTCATGAGGATTTAAGGCGGGCAAGGGCGGCCGGTTTGAATATAATACCGACCACCACCGGAGCGGCCAAAGCAATAGGCAAGGTTTTGCCTAATTTAAAAGGAAAATTAGACGGAATTGCTTTAAGAGTTCCTACTCCGACCGTTTCAGTTCTGGATTTGATTTGTCAGGTAAAAAAAGGGACCACAATTAGCGAGGTTAATGATATTTTTAAGAAATATTCTCAACAAAAAGAACTTAAGGAGATATTGGCAGTCGAAAATATTCCCTTGGTTTCTTCGGATTATATAGGTAATTCATTTTCGTCTATAATCGATTCGGAATTGATGATGGCTAACGAAAATCTTATCAAGGTTGTCGCTTGGTATGATAATGAGTGGGGATATTCCTGTCGTTTGGCCGGATTTTCCGATTATATAGCGAAGAAATTAAGAAATTAA